The following coding sequences are from one Oryzisolibacter sp. LB2S window:
- a CDS encoding bifunctional (p)ppGpp synthetase/guanosine-3',5'-bis(diphosphate) 3'-pyrophosphohydrolase: protein MNGGFNKAVAVGAKAESAAPSGASAAVANAAAASFAALLEKLDYLDAAGIEQVRQAYRYADMAHLGQLRNSGEPYITHPIAVAALCASWKLDAQALMAALLHDAMEDCGITKADLIERFGAPVADLVDGLTKLDKLQFNTREESQAESFRKMLLAMARDVRVILIKLADRTHNMRTMSDMPRSKWGRISSETLEIYAPIAHRLGLNQTYRELQDLAFRHLHPWRYATLSKAVSKSRNRRRDIVQKVQADVAAAFARLGMQVRLAGREKTLYAIYQKMSLKNLSFAQVSDLYGFRVIVPSVTDCYTALGVLHQLYKPAPGKFKDHIAIAKANGYQSLHTTLVGPAGLNVEFQIRTEEMHIVAEAGVAAHWLYKAQDAGGAAAERMGTKWLQSLLDIQNETRDAAEFWDHVKVDLYPDAVYVFTPRSQILALPRGATAVDFAYAIHSDVGDKTTGVRINDEQVPLRTELKNGDVIEVITADGARPNPAWLAFVRTGRARSKIRHYLKTLAQSESAGLGEKLLTQALRAEGMEQLPDEQTHAAIWDKLLRFTGNKTRAELMTDIGLGKRIAGIVAKRLVVLLTEDGQRPDALLLTRERFGAHEKVSQGGITLDGSESATVQYATCCRPVPGDPIVGYLGRGEGLVVHHAQCAVANKLQHKDGERFITVDWSDEPTRSFETGITVTVANGKGVLARIASEFADCEADIVRVDMDDAMDTSDLRFVVTVRDLAHVEAVLRALRRTHAVLRAFRVLPQPG from the coding sequence ATGAATGGCGGGTTCAACAAGGCAGTTGCAGTCGGCGCGAAGGCCGAGTCTGCTGCGCCCAGCGGCGCATCGGCGGCCGTGGCCAATGCGGCGGCTGCGAGTTTTGCTGCGCTGCTGGAAAAGCTGGACTACCTCGACGCCGCCGGCATCGAGCAGGTGCGCCAAGCCTATCGCTATGCCGACATGGCCCACCTGGGCCAGCTGCGCAACAGCGGCGAGCCCTATATCACCCATCCGATCGCCGTCGCCGCGCTGTGTGCGAGCTGGAAGCTGGATGCGCAGGCACTCATGGCCGCATTGCTGCACGACGCCATGGAGGATTGCGGCATCACCAAGGCAGATCTGATCGAGCGCTTCGGTGCACCCGTCGCGGATCTGGTGGACGGACTGACCAAGCTCGACAAGCTGCAGTTCAACACGCGCGAGGAAAGCCAGGCCGAGTCCTTTCGCAAGATGTTGCTGGCCATGGCGCGCGACGTGCGCGTCATCCTCATCAAGCTGGCCGACCGCACGCACAACATGCGCACGATGTCGGACATGCCGCGCAGCAAATGGGGTCGCATATCTTCCGAGACACTGGAAATCTACGCGCCGATCGCACATCGGCTCGGGCTCAATCAGACCTATCGCGAACTGCAGGATCTGGCGTTTCGTCATCTGCATCCCTGGCGCTATGCCACGCTGTCCAAGGCCGTCAGCAAGTCGCGCAACCGCCGCCGCGACATCGTTCAGAAGGTGCAGGCCGATGTGGCAGCGGCCTTCGCGCGACTGGGCATGCAGGTTCGACTCGCGGGGCGCGAGAAGACGCTCTATGCCATCTACCAGAAGATGAGCCTGAAGAACCTGAGCTTCGCCCAGGTGAGTGATCTGTACGGCTTTCGCGTCATCGTCCCGTCGGTGACCGATTGCTACACCGCGCTGGGGGTGCTGCACCAACTCTACAAGCCGGCTCCAGGCAAGTTCAAGGACCACATCGCAATAGCCAAGGCCAATGGCTATCAGTCGCTGCACACCACGCTCGTGGGCCCGGCGGGCTTGAACGTGGAGTTCCAGATCCGTACCGAGGAAATGCATATCGTGGCCGAGGCCGGCGTCGCCGCGCATTGGCTCTACAAGGCACAGGATGCAGGCGGCGCCGCAGCCGAGCGCATGGGCACGAAATGGCTGCAGTCGCTGCTCGACATTCAGAACGAGACCCGTGACGCCGCGGAATTCTGGGACCATGTCAAGGTCGACCTGTATCCCGATGCGGTCTATGTGTTCACGCCGCGCAGCCAGATCCTGGCGCTGCCGCGCGGTGCGACGGCGGTCGATTTCGCCTATGCCATCCACAGTGACGTGGGTGACAAAACCACGGGCGTGCGCATCAACGACGAGCAGGTGCCTTTGCGTACCGAGCTCAAAAATGGCGACGTGATCGAGGTCATCACCGCCGATGGGGCGCGTCCCAATCCCGCGTGGCTGGCATTTGTGCGCACGGGCAGGGCACGCTCCAAGATTCGCCACTACCTCAAGACCCTGGCGCAGAGCGAATCGGCGGGCCTGGGTGAGAAGCTGCTGACGCAGGCATTGCGTGCCGAGGGCATGGAGCAACTGCCCGACGAGCAGACCCATGCCGCGATCTGGGACAAGCTGCTGCGCTTCACCGGCAACAAGACGCGCGCCGAGCTCATGACCGACATTGGTCTGGGCAAGCGCATCGCCGGCATCGTGGCCAAGCGTCTCGTGGTGTTGTTGACCGAGGACGGCCAGCGACCCGACGCGCTGCTGCTTACGCGTGAGCGCTTTGGTGCGCACGAGAAGGTGTCGCAAGGGGGCATCACCCTCGATGGCAGCGAAAGCGCGACCGTGCAATACGCTACCTGTTGCCGCCCCGTGCCGGGCGACCCCATCGTCGGCTATCTCGGCCGCGGTGAGGGCCTCGTCGTGCACCATGCGCAATGCGCCGTGGCCAACAAGCTGCAGCACAAGGATGGTGAGCGTTTCATCACGGTGGACTGGTCGGATGAACCCACGCGCAGCTTCGAGACGGGGATTACCGTCACCGTGGCCAACGGCAAGGGCGTGCTCGCGCGCATTGCGTCCGAGTTCGCGGACTGCGAGGCGGACATCGTGCGCGTGGACATGGATGACGCGATGGATACCTCGGACCTGCGCTTCGTCGTCACCGTGCGCGACCTCGCCCATGTCGAGGCCGTGCTGCGCGCCTTGCGCCGCACCCATGCAGTCCTGCGCGCGTTCCGTGTGCTGCCACAACCGGGCTGA
- the greB gene encoding transcription elongation factor GreB: MSKAFTKESDADDDDIMPETGVVGGGKNYITPQGYARLRAELLSLIDEERPKVVDIVHWAASNGDRSENGDYLYGKKRLREIDRRIRFLTKRLEIAEVVDPSVHAGSDQVFFGATVTYADDEGTERTVTILGVDEADNALQQVSWVSPVARALIKAREGDEVVLQTPAGTRTLEIVAVSYPQPQKSQ, translated from the coding sequence ATGAGCAAGGCTTTCACCAAGGAATCGGATGCCGATGACGACGACATCATGCCGGAGACTGGCGTCGTCGGCGGCGGCAAGAACTACATCACGCCACAGGGCTATGCACGGCTGCGCGCCGAGCTGCTTTCCTTGATCGATGAAGAGCGCCCAAAGGTGGTCGACATCGTGCACTGGGCGGCCAGCAACGGCGATCGATCGGAAAATGGCGACTATCTGTACGGCAAGAAGCGGCTGCGCGAGATAGACCGCCGCATCCGCTTTCTGACCAAACGCCTGGAGATTGCCGAGGTGGTCGACCCGTCCGTGCATGCGGGCAGCGATCAGGTGTTCTTCGGCGCCACCGTAACCTATGCCGACGATGAGGGCACGGAGCGCACGGTGACCATATTGGGCGTGGACGAGGCGGACAACGCACTGCAGCAGGTCAGCTGGGTCTCGCCCGTGGCGCGGGCCCTGATCAAGGCCCGCGAGGGAGACGAGGTGGTGTTGCAAACACCCGCCGGGACCCGCACGTTGGAAATTGTGGCCGTGTCCTACCCCCAGCCGCAGAAATCGCAATAG
- the rpoZ gene encoding DNA-directed RNA polymerase subunit omega, protein MARITVEDCLEQVPNRFQLVLAATYRARMLSQGHAPKIESRNKPAVTALREIAAGKVGLEMLKKVPG, encoded by the coding sequence ATGGCCCGCATTACCGTGGAAGACTGCCTCGAGCAAGTTCCCAACCGTTTCCAGCTGGTGCTTGCCGCCACCTATCGCGCCCGCATGCTCAGCCAGGGGCATGCACCCAAGATCGAGAGCCGCAACAAGCCCGCCGTGACCGCGCTGCGCGAGATCGCCGCCGGCAAGGTGGGTCTGGAGATGCTGAAAAAGGTTCCAGGCTGA
- the gmk gene encoding guanylate kinase: MDYPGNLFVVSAPSGAGKSSLVKALMELDARVQPSVSHTTRAPRGQEKHGREYFFASEQEFDAMVAGNAFVEWANVHGRRYGTSRRAIEERVTVGADVVLEIDFQGALQIKQTFVNAVLIFILPPSWDELRARLERRGEDAPDVIDLRLRNAALEMEQACKFDFVIINEVFERALFDLKTIVHAQRLKYAAQRRARAETFASLNIP, translated from the coding sequence ATGGATTACCCCGGAAATTTGTTTGTAGTCTCCGCCCCCAGTGGGGCGGGCAAGTCCAGCCTGGTCAAGGCCCTGATGGAACTGGACGCACGCGTGCAGCCCTCCGTGTCGCACACCACGCGCGCCCCGCGTGGCCAGGAAAAACATGGACGCGAGTACTTCTTTGCCTCGGAGCAGGAGTTCGACGCCATGGTGGCGGGCAATGCCTTCGTGGAATGGGCGAACGTCCATGGGCGTCGTTACGGGACATCGCGCCGTGCCATCGAGGAGCGCGTGACCGTGGGCGCCGACGTGGTGCTGGAGATCGACTTTCAGGGTGCTCTGCAGATCAAGCAGACCTTTGTGAACGCCGTGCTGATCTTCATCCTGCCTCCGAGCTGGGACGAGTTGCGCGCGCGCCTGGAGCGCCGCGGCGAGGATGCGCCCGACGTGATCGACCTGCGCCTGAGGAACGCCGCGCTCGAGATGGAGCAGGCCTGCAAATTCGACTTCGTTATAATCAACGAAGTTTTCGAGCGAGCGCTTTTCGACCTGAAAACCATAGTCCATGCCCAGCGCCTCAAGTATGCCGCACAGCGTCGCGCCCGGGCCGAGACCTTTGCATCGCTCAACATCCCCTGA